A single region of the Bacteroidales bacterium genome encodes:
- a CDS encoding VWA domain-containing protein, which translates to MKKQKKVIKRRTPYLALLIFFSLLIGKSLPAHSQQITSDEAPQCFMTGTKGQPLTPKSLNADVEVSGWYPMPGESINIDGINLDNPTGEISGTPTELGIDSTRIGAYDNENNLIDDAVIKIGVFADRPPADIMLVLDKSGSMAQSVPEGSLTKYSVLDSSVRFFLKKYRKWGVIDDRIGVVYFDDTRNDFIKDGGAGLHKFTDCPPPIPLKGSGSIKEDMGAKSPSGFTALGGGIFAAANEFSNEVEERNIIVFSDGIQNREPSYDMMGSKVITDHNEYPDGTGWPSGSLDLSSPPRQMKIHTLAIGGNALSSLMQDIATVGPNSGSHLHLNTTADLHSELDNLFDQAFVSALSGFSPAIVDKRRTTLSDIIIERHSAETFTVNNTADKILIKAVGNPRDMDGLKMNIRKDGKSFSDKIEYSGSHIRFFANEIEVESRGASMGGDWQVSFSGRRGISFTTTCMVNDEYVDYSTSVGGKTAPGEPLNLNLEVNLAGKPASNLTQSRAFVL; encoded by the coding sequence ATGAAAAAACAAAAAAAAGTAATTAAACGAAGAACGCCCTATCTAGCGTTGCTTATCTTTTTTTCATTGTTAATTGGTAAATCACTTCCGGCTCATAGTCAACAAATTACTTCGGATGAGGCACCTCAATGTTTTATGACGGGCACCAAAGGACAGCCCCTAACACCAAAATCACTAAATGCTGATGTTGAGGTCAGCGGATGGTATCCAATGCCCGGTGAATCGATTAATATAGATGGCATCAATTTAGATAACCCTACTGGTGAAATCAGTGGTACTCCCACGGAGCTAGGTATTGATTCAACCAGGATAGGGGCCTATGATAATGAAAATAACTTAATTGATGATGCAGTAATTAAAATTGGTGTTTTTGCTGACCGTCCTCCTGCAGATATCATGCTTGTTCTGGATAAATCGGGAAGCATGGCTCAGAGTGTACCCGAAGGCTCATTAACTAAGTATAGTGTTCTGGATAGTAGTGTTCGATTCTTTTTAAAGAAATACCGGAAGTGGGGTGTAATAGACGATCGTATTGGGGTGGTATACTTCGATGATACCAGAAATGACTTTATAAAAGATGGCGGTGCTGGTCTTCATAAGTTTACAGATTGTCCACCACCCATTCCATTGAAAGGTAGTGGATCTATTAAGGAGGATATGGGTGCAAAATCTCCTTCCGGTTTTACTGCTCTGGGTGGGGGAATTTTTGCCGCAGCCAATGAATTCAGCAACGAGGTGGAGGAAAGAAACATCATTGTCTTCAGCGATGGCATTCAAAACCGGGAACCATCCTATGATATGATGGGATCAAAAGTAATTACAGACCATAACGAATATCCCGACGGAACCGGCTGGCCTTCGGGCTCTCTTGATTTAAGCAGCCCACCCCGGCAAATGAAAATCCATACGCTGGCCATTGGAGGTAATGCTCTATCATCACTAATGCAGGATATAGCTACTGTAGGCCCCAATTCCGGTTCTCATCTTCATTTGAACACTACCGCGGATCTGCATTCAGAGCTCGATAACCTGTTTGATCAGGCTTTCGTTTCTGCCCTCTCCGGTTTCAGTCCGGCAATTGTTGATAAAAGAAGAACCACCCTGTCTGATATTATTATTGAAAGGCACTCGGCAGAAACATTCACAGTGAATAATACAGCCGACAAGATACTGATCAAAGCTGTTGGTAATCCACGCGATATGGATGGTCTGAAGATGAATATCCGTAAAGATGGCAAATCATTTAGTGACAAAATAGAATACTCCGGATCTCATATCAGATTTTTCGCCAACGAGATAGAAGTAGAATCAAGAGGCGCGTCCATGGGCGGCGACTGGCAGGTCAGCTTTAGCGGAAGAAGAGGAATAAGCTTCACCACCACCTGCATGGTAAACGATGAGTATGTAGACTACTCAACTTCCGTCGGTGGAAAAACCGCACCAGGAGAGCCCCTTAACCTGAACCTGGAAGTCAACCTGGCCGGAAAACCGGCTTCAAACTTAACCCAAAGCAGGGCTTTTGTTTTGA